One stretch of Anabas testudineus chromosome 24, fAnaTes1.2, whole genome shotgun sequence DNA includes these proteins:
- the rfx6 gene encoding DNA-binding protein RFX6, which produces MFPIEAEDSNETPSSEEDQDVVDFNPDLPIKQSLSSSRKTISQIIKDKKKQTQLTLQWLEDNYIVCEGVCLPRCILYAHYLDFCRKEKLEPACAATFGKTIRQKFPLLTTRRLGTRGHSKYHYYGIGIKESSAYYHSVYSGKGLTRFSGSKLKNEGGFTRKYSLSSKTGTLLPDFPSAQHLLLQGNISREKVDTLIMMYKTHCQCVLDNAINVNFQEIQNFLLHFWQGMPDHLLPLLENPVIVDIFCVCDSILYKVLTDVLIPATMQEMPESLLADIRNFAKHWEHWLASSLENLPEGLAEKKLPIARRFVSSLKRQTSFLHLAQIARPALFDQAVVTSMVLDIDNVELSSISSQPLLSVSTTGDQDPDIYSEYDSITVFRELKELLRKNATVESFIEWLDSVVEHKVIKPGKQSSRSLKKRAQDFLLRWSFFGARVMHNLTLNNASSFGSFHLIRMLLDEYILLALETQFNNDKEQDLQNLLDKYMKNADASKATFMASPSSCFLANRNKAAAAGDQSVKNESLGEHAYMSLSIHQQHSLETNTVVHLGPDSSGFTVSGGQMDFSQVSAPLMTPPISPAALVHRGSVINQGPMAGRPLMSSSSSSTCSSSSSSCLSSLSAMTQPSPCSSYPDTLYHCLPQTSSSYFPAASSSSTPSYQPPLRPQSQSQCLASVQCQTSSLAYHLARYPSYNEQHLTKDVFYNHHPPSVHHSSSSTNCPLTPYGSAVRPTTNYSSSSDPVQPEQGLDAQTTAQILDSAEGFGFVGAGLNPTGGGCQGQTYSATANTGYYSNSSYLDGQRMTSLVDQHVSVISSVGSLRPFTSAYSEVHDPLNILDEPGRKTTGAYFTEETGADHSLPSSGSAPCMFGVPSPFASQETLLPQQRVASSSDVQDLVSSLPPINTVFMGTGGVQ; this is translated from the exons ATGTTTCCCATAGAAGCAGAGGACAGCAACGAGACGCCGTCCTCTGAAGAAGACCAGGACGTGGTGGACTTCAACCCAGACCTGCCGATCAAACAGAGCCTCTCCTCCTCTAGGAAGACGATCAGTCAGATCAtcaaagacaagaagaaacagacacagcTCACTTTGCAATG GCTCGAGGATAATTACATAGTGTGTGAAGGAGTGTGTCTGCCTCGATGCATCCTCTATGCCCACTATCTGGACTTCTGCAGGAAGGAGAAACTAGAGCCAGCCTGTGCTGCGACTTTTGGaaag ACGATCCGACAGAAGTTTCCTCTTCTAACAACAAGAAGACTGGGCACCAGAGGTCACTCCAA ATATCATTACTATGGAATTGGAATCAAAGAGAGCAGCGCTTACTATCACTCTGTGTATTCTGGAAAAGGTTTGACAAG ATTCTCAGGGAGCAAGCTGAAGAATGAG gGAGGTTTCACCAGAAAATATTCTCTAAGCTCTAAAACTGGAACTTTACTCCCAGACTTTCCCAGTGCTCAACATCTTCTGCTGCAGGGAAACATCTCCAGAGAAAAG GTGGACACTCTGATCATGATGTATAAAACACACTGCCAGTGCGTCCTGGACAACGCCATTAATGTCAACTTTCAGGAG ATCCAAAACTTTCTGCTCCACTTCTGGCAGGGAATGCCCGACCACCTGCTGCCGCTGCTGGAGAACCCTGTTATAGTCGAcatcttctgtgtctgtgactcCATTCTCTATAAG GTTTTAACAGATGTTTTGATTCCTGCTACGATGCAGGAGATGCCTGAAAG TCTGTTGGCAGATATACGAAACTTTGCCAAACACTGGGAGCACTGGCTGGCCTCCTCCTTGGAGAACCTCCCCGAAGGTCTTGCAGAGAAGAAGCTCCCCATTGCACGCCGCTTTGTGTCCTCCCTGAAAAGACAGACCTCATTCTTACACCTGGCTCAG ATAGCTCGTCCAGCACTGTTTGACCAGGCTGTAGTGACCAGCATGGTGTTGGATATCGATAACGTGGAGCTCAGCAGCATCAGCTCACAACCTCTGCTTAGTGTGAGCACTACTGGAGACCAGGACCCAGACATCTACTCTGAGT ATGACTCCATCACTGTTTTTCGGgagctgaaggagctgctcaggaAGAATGCCACAGTGGAGTCCTTCATTGAGTGGTTGGACTCTGTCGTGGAGCATAAAGTCATCAAG CCCGGGAAGCAGAGCAGTCGGTCGCTGAAGAAGCGAGCGCAGGACTTCCTGCTCAGGTGGAGTTTCTTTGGTGCCAGAGTGATGCACAACCTCACGCTCAACAACGCCTCCAGCTTCG GTTCCTTCCACCTGATCAGGATGCTGTTAGATGAATACATCCTGTTGGCTCTGGAGACTCAGTTTAACAACGACAAGGAGCAGGACCTGCAGAACCTGCTGgacaaatacatgaaaaatgCAG ATGCCAGTAAAGCTACGTTCATGGCCTCACCTAGTTCCTGCTTCCTTGCCAATCGCAACAAGGCCGCAGCTGCGGGTGACCAGTCGGTGAAGAACGAATCTCTGGGAGAACACGCCTACATGTCTCTGTCCATCCATCAGCAGCACAGTCTGGAAACCAACACGGTCGTTCACCTGGGGCCGGATTCCTCTGGGTTCACAGTCTCAG GGGGTCAGATGGACTTTTCTCAAGTCAGCGCCCCCCTCATGACGCCCCCTATCTCTCCAGCAGCGTTGGTGCACAGAGGCTCCGTCATCAATCAGGGACCCATGGCAGGAAGACCCCTGATGTCTTCCTCTTCTTCGtccacctgctcctcctcctcgtcctcctgcctctcctctctcagtgCAATGACCCAGCCCAGCCCCTGCTCTTCCTACCCGGACACCTTGTACCACTGCTTACCTCAGACCAGTTCTAGTTACTTTCCTGCAGCCAGCAGCTCCTCGACCCCGAGCTACCAGCCTCCGCTCAG GCCTCAGTCTCAGAGTCAGTGTCTGGCTTCAGTTCAGTGTCAGACCTCATCGTTGGCCTATCACCTCGCTCGGTACCCCTCCTATAATGAGCAGCACCTCACTAAAGACGTGTTCTACAATCACCACCCTCCCTCAGTCCACCACTCATCCAGCAGCACCAACTGCCCCCTGACACCTTACGGTTCTGCAGTCCGACCCACAACCAACTACAGCTCCAGTTCAGATCCAGTTCAGCCTGAACAGGGGCTGGACGCTCAGACGACTGCTCAGATTCTGGACTCGGCAGAGGGGTTTGGCTTTGTGGGGGCTGGGCTGAACCCTACAGGTGGTGGATGTCAGGGGCAGACGTACTCTGCCACAGCAAACACCG GTTACTACAGCAACAGCAGTTACCTGGACGGCCAGCGGATGACATCGTTGGTCGACCAGCACGTGTCCGTCATCAGCAGCGTCGGCAGCCTGCGCCCCTTCACCTCAGCATACTCTGAAGTCCACGACCCGCTCAACATCCTGGACGAACCAGGGAGGAAAACAACAGGAGCCTATTTCACGGAGGAAACTGGAGCAG ATCATTCCCTCCCCTCGTCAGGATCTGCTCCCTGCATGTTCGGAGTTCCTTCTCCTTTCGCCTCTCAGGAAACGCTGTTGCCTCAGCAGAGAGTGGCGTCGTCTTCAGACGTGCAGGACCTGGTGTCCTCGCTGCCTCCTATTAACACCGTCTTCATGGGCACCGGAGGTGTACAGTGA